Below is a window of Camelus bactrianus isolate YW-2024 breed Bactrian camel chromosome 7, ASM4877302v1, whole genome shotgun sequence DNA.
CTGCTCCTTCCATTGAGTCCTGGGGTCAGGGGAAGCTCAGCCTAGATTCCTTCCTGGTGTGTCTCTGTCCTGTCTTCCAGCCTGCGTAGCCCTTTCTCTGCCTGGCATGTTGTCCTCCTCCATCATTCTTTGACTCCATTTCTGGCTACCAGCCGGTCTGCTTGCACAGTGGGCTGTGTCCTTCCTGTCACCCGCCTCCCCCACCTTGCAAAGGCCTGTGAACCACAAAGGGATATTCAGGTAGTTACTGTGCCCACCCCTCTGTCCCATTCTTCATCCCAACTTTTCCCGTTCACTTGAGAAGCCTGACATGTCCCAGGACATTGATGATCACAAGATCGTTGCTACAGAAACCGTGGTGGTGGTACAGTTACTCTCCTCTGCACTCccagtattatttttttaacgtCATTTTCTGAGGTAGGAAGCTGCTTCAGAAGTCAAAACACACAGGTGTAATTCACAGGAGAACTGGGAAGGTgctgtggagagagagaaaggtgtaTAACAAGGAGGAGGCCTTCAGATGGGCTCCAAGATTCCAGAGGGTTATCATATGGAGCCAGCAGATTATTGTATCTACTATTTGACATTAACAGAGAAATCTGTCCTACAAAACCTGCAGCCCAAAGGATTTGGCTAGAGATGAACAGAAGCTCTAACCAGTGAGAATCCTCATCAGGAATGAGTAAGCGAAGCTGAGGATACACCGGGGACCCCAGACTGCAGACAGTGTGTGTGGCCTGATCCATACTGAGTGGCCAGCCAAGGCCTTGACAGTCTGCCTTGTAGTGGCTGAGACTACGCTTGGCCTGATTTGATGGGGTCCTGCTTTGTCTCCTGACTGAAGTTGAGTTTGCCTAGGTCACAGGGATGCGGAACTTCTGGGTCTATGAGAGAGGATCTGTTCTGTAGCAAGGGCTGCCACAGAGGCTGCGACTGGGGAAAATCTGGTCTACAGAAGACCCTGATGTAGGGAAAATTTGATTCTACATTCAACTTGAACTTCACGTATGTTAATTTGGCTTGTATTAAACAAtcagttttgtaaatgaaaacTTGGAATGTAAAGTTACTCAACAAGGACGGCAGGTCCTGAAACACACTCCAGGGGGCTTGTGCCGGGTTGGGGTCTGGGGAGCTATGGCTCAGAGTCGCGAGTCAGCGTGGAGTCACAGGCATGCGTCATGGACAAAGAGGGGGCACTGGTCATCAAAGCTGAGAGGCGAGGCAAGACCCTAAACAGGGAGAGGAAGGTCTAAGGCTGAAAAgtccaggagagaggagggaggttgGGAGGAGGAAGGCAAGATGCGTTGGGGTGAGGATGGAACAGTGGGGTTGGTGCTGGAGGCCAATTTGAAAACGATGCCGGCCAGTGTGAGGTGGAGTGAAGCCTGCTGCGCTGAATGGCGTGTTCCTGACTCCAAGGTCACCCCTGAACTCACTCTTTCACCTCTGACTCCAGGACTTCGCGTGTTTAAGAATGTAAAATCTTAGGATGCAATGTCATGGAAACCTGTTGGATAAGAAAGACGTTGCTCTCTGGGTGGTAGTGATggtgaataaaacttaaaataggCCCATAGTTTGAATTCCTCATTCTTATTCATGCATGTATAACACCCACGGAATGTGACACACATCAGTATGGGGCCGGGTAGGGTGAGATCGTAGTTGGGGAAGTGGTAGGCAGAGGAGCGGCAGCCTCCTGGAAGCCTGACCGACGTGCATTCCCCATGAGAGAGGGAGCACTCAAGGCTGGACCTCTGACTGGTTCCGCAGTAACATTTGAGACCCAAGTTAGAGCTTTTCTTTGAGGAAAGCACAGAGGATGAAAAGAAGTAATATGCAAGGTTCCTAACCCAGATCCCGAGACCTGGAAAGAACTCTTCCAACAGCAGGTGTCATGACGTCTGGTGGTTAGGGTGTACCAGACCCAGCCAAATGCCTTACACGGAGCTGGAGTTTAACAAATGTGTTCGATGAAATAATGAATGAGTAGAAGACAAGAGTAAGTTTAGGGGTGATGATAATGTGGAGGTGGCCAATTTCAACATCTGTCCATCAGAACCAGTTAGTTCCTTTCCCCATCAGAACTTCTAGCTGTTGAGAACGTATCTCCTGGACATTGAGACTGACCCAGCGCACAGGCCACTGTGTCTGGGGCCCCAGGCCAGCCATCCGGGAGCAGGGTCAGGAGAGAGGCTGATGGCGATTTCCCACTAAGATTTCCCGGCTTCTCACAGGTAGTACACAGAGCTGGCGTCAGGTGCAATGAGTAACGTCAGCGACGTCCAGGAATTTGTGCTTCTGGGGTTTTCTCATCTGCATGAGTTCCAGATCCTCCTGTTTGCTTTCATCCTGTTGATATACGTGCTGACAGTTCTAGGGAACCTGGCCATTATCACCCTCACATGTCTAGACTCCCGCCTCCACtcacccatgtacttcttcctctgCAACTCCTCCCTCATGGAGATGCTGGTCACTTCCACGGTGGTTCCTAGGATGCTGGCAGACCTGCTGTCCTCTCACAAGACCATGACCCTGGCTGAGTGCCTGACCCAGTCCTTTTTTTACTTCTCCCTGGGCTCCATCAACTTCCTGATCCTCACAGTCATGGCCTTCGAtcgctacgtggccatctgccGCCCTCTGCACTACGCAACCATCATGAGCGGCCCCGTCTGTGTGAAGCTGGTGCTGGTCTGCTGGGTGGTTGGCTTCCTTTCCATCATCTCCCCAACCCTgcagaaaacccagctctggTTCTGTGGCCCTAATGTCATTGACCACTACTTTTGTGACTCTGCCCCGCTTCTCAAGCTTTCCTGCTCTGACACCCACCACATCGAGCGCATGGACTTCTTCCTGTCCTTGCTCTTCGTGCTGGCCACCATGCTGCTCATCGTGGTGTCCTACGTCCTCATCGTGGCCGCAGTGCTGCACATCCCCTCCTCCTCTGGGCGCCAGAAGGCCTTCTCCACCTGCGCCTCCCACCTCACGGTGGTGGTTCTGGGCTACGGCAGCACCATCTTCATCTACGTGAGGCCAGGCAAGGGCCACTCCACACAGCTCAACAAGGTGGTGGCCCTGATGACTGCAGTGGTGACCCCATTCCTCAACCCCTTCATCCTCACCTTCCGGAATGAGAAGGTCAAGGAAGTCATTGAGGGTATGTCTACAAGGATCCTCCTCAGAGACCCAGCAGCCCGTGGAGCACCTGCCAAGTGACAAGGAATGAGGACCTCCCACTGCAGGTGGCAcccaggggcccaggctggggctTCCCAATCTTTTTGGTCCCTCCTGCTCCCTCACCCCTACTCAAGTCTCTGCTCACTCTCTGCAGACGGTTAAGGAGCTCACATTGTCTGAATGTCTCAAAGGCAAGAGTCTGTGAGCCTACGACCATTAAGGAATGAATGGTTTCTAGGGAGCTGGGGGGTGAAAACAGGGTCAAAATGTCAattgaaagaatccaaacaaagcTCTTAGTACAGAATCTGCTACGTAGTAAGAACTCAGTGACTGTACcaattataatgaaaatatgcTATTAAACTCTCTCTTCTCTAGTCCCACCCTACGGTTTTGTTCACATCCCTTTATGTTTCTTTGCGTGCAGCCTTGTTTTGGGGTGTGGTCCCCTCTCAGGAACTGGCTTCAGGGTCTAGGATGCGGTTTGAAAGTGGGAGGTTCTCTGAGAGACCAGAGAGGCCTGGCACCCCCACAACAGAGAAATCTACGTGCCGCCCACTGGGACTCCCTTCTGGGCCGTCCCTGGAGGAGGAACACGACTCACACCCAGGCTGCCCGCATCTCTCTTCTGGCCCCCAAAGCTCTTGCCTCTAAACAGGAATGACTCTCTGGGGGCCGCTTTCTCCTTCCCCTTACCCAGAGAGGTCGGGAGGGCCCTGTGCCTAGAAAGAAGGGCGTGACTTTTATTCttttcgggggtgggggtggtaattaagtttatttatttatttattcatttttaattttagtttttttaatggaggcattgaacccaggaccttgtgcttgctgagcacacactctaccactgaaatGTACCCTCACTCCCCACCTTTTTGTTTTCAGTCCTTCCTTTGTGCTCAGGAAAGAGGGGAAAGCTGGATCCCTGCTCTCAGACTTGCCGCCTGCCCCTTCTCCCAAGCCAGCCCTTCTCTTCTCCCACAGAACCTTGGATCCGTGGTCCCGAGGGAGAGCCCTCTGAGACTGAATTTCCTGGAAGCAGCCTGGCCAGGACATTACCATTGGCTGCATGATAAGGCAAAAGTGGCAGAAGCCAGATGAGGAGGAAATGGAGCTGGATGAGTGTCGTGGGTCCTGGGCTAGAAGGTCAGATGAGGGAAGGCATTGGTCGGAAATCTGGGGACGGTTTAGGAAGTCATGGGAAGCTGGTGCGAGGAGGAATAGCTCTCGTGTCTGACTTCTCACACCAGGTTGAATCTGGAATGGGCTGGCATTAGCAAAACGGGACAAAGagtatatgaaataaaatttgtattttatggcAAGgcaggaaaaatttaaacataaaaattcttcTCCGCCCTTTGACCTCCTCTCCCTGCACTGTGCACTGTGTATCTGCATTATACATCAATCAGACCTCCCCGTCCGCAGGAACACCTGCTCGGCCATAGTGACATTCCCCCAGCACCAACtagacaactccttaaaagagAATACTCCTTCTTGACCTTGTAAGGGGTCACAATGACGCTTAAatctggattgtgtaaactgtcCAATAATAACGTTATTCACTGTACAGCTGTTGGTCTCAAAAAGCTTGTATGACTGCGCCTTGACTTCTAATGGATGGAACAGTTCTgggagctttctgagatgctcttcctgagggttataatcctcaaatttggctcaaataaaattttccatttctttcttagatcaattGATTAATTTTGCAAGACAAGTAGATGCAAATTTCCTCTTGCTTCTGCAGCTACCTCCATTCACAGAATGATACCTAGACGGGCCCTGGTCCTCATTTGCAGTGTGCTCAGTGTGGACACCCCACTAACCCCAGGCTGTGAAGAAGGGGTGGTGGGAGGCACAGGCATCCCAGAGTGCATGGCATAGAGGTAAGAGTCTCTTGTTATTACCAGGAAGCTTGATCTCCAGTtaacttctttctttaaaaataactaccACAAAGCATGCTTCCATTTATGGGCCTCTCCAAAAAAGTGGGCAGATACTTTTGATTTTGCAGTACAGGCCAgctgggaaaacatttttttcaatccTGAGAACTTTCTTTCCTCTACCTCTCAAGGGACTAATTACTTACCCTCCTTGCAAACTTTGTGAAAAACTGAAGAACTAAATGGGAGGCAATTACCTCCTTCTGATATGCAGACACTTTCCTTCAGCTTCTTCCTTCTAAAATAATCAGCACACAAATCCACTCAGATTGTCCTGAGAGactccctcctgctcctctcaTCTCTGCATGATTcctcctaaaatttaaaaaataaccagcaGCCTACAGCAGTCTACTGCCTGTTTGTCACAGTGTTCCCGAAGGAGTGGGATCTCTGACTGAccagtttggggaaaaaataacatGCTTTGTTCCTCCACAGTAATCCCCCCACCCATCATAGCATCACACAGGCGTGACATTCTTAATAAGCTTGAGTGCAGTCCCTTACTACTCAAGGTGTGATCTCTGGAACCACATTGGCATCTCCTGGGGTTTTTGGAAATGCAGAATctagggccccaccccagacctgctgaatacaaatctgcattttaacaggacCCCTGGATGATTTACATGCACAGGAACATTAGAGAAATGCTGATCTTGACAATCTGCTGGTGGAATTTCCAATCAGGAAAGTCTTTGTCCTAATCTCAGCAATGGGAAGGCCGGCACTGGGAAAAGGAGTTTGAGGGTGTATTTGCTATTATTGaaccatcttttcttttttttttaactaaagtatagtcagttacaatgtgtcaatttctggtgtacagcacaatgtctcagtcatgcatatacatacatatatttgttttatattctttttcattaaaggttattacaagatattaaatatggttccctgtgctatacagaagaaatttatttttttaaatctatttttatatatagtggttaacatttgcaaatctcaaaactccCATATTTATcactccccaccctctttcctccggtaaccataatattgtttactatgtctgcgagtctgtttctgttttgtacatgaattcattaatgtcttttttttaattaattaaatttttattgaggtgtagtccatttacaatgttgtgtcaatttctagtgtacagcacaattctttagtcatacatgaatatacatacattctttttttttttttagattccacatataagtgatatcatatgattatttttctttctctttcttgaagcCGTCCTTTCTTAATGACTTTTGTCCCAGGAATTAAACAcagtcattattaaaaattaaataacagacACAATCAAATAGAttatgttaaaaaacaaaggtAATCAAAACTCGAAACTCCTAATTACTTTACTGCATTTTACTTTGGTCTAGCCCACTGCAGTTGTCTGTGTCACTTGTATCAGAAATGGTAGAAATACTGTATAACGGTGAACATCTCTTTCCATCTCCAAGCTTGATGATgtcatgttggtagcttgaaactgGACATGATGGGATTGAAACTGACCCCATGGAAATTGATGAATACTGGAAGTCAGCAAAGTGGTTGAACATTTACCAGCAGACCCCGGGTCACTATCACTATTCTTCAGGAGTGGTTGCAAGTATTGCTGGTAactaggttcttgtctcatcacagaaagaattcagaggcaAGACATGGAGGTtgagaaagtaaagtggggatttattaaaggatagaCAGTACTCTCTCAAGGGGAGAGCtagcaggctcaggtgagcagctgccctgagtttctttggcaagttggttacatagggtgcaAAAATGAATGGGAAGAATAGTCATTGGGGAGGAAGGAGTTTGGGGTCCtgttccctgattttcatcccagctccactttCCCAAAGgggggagggatttttgtccttattgagtctggattggaagtgtcatgacATCAGtgtatgatgggtacttctaatttgcaaggctaattttattgtaatgaggacATAATgggcaaaaggttacattcagatacTGGAgagtcctgccttttcccacatttctttgttggtctccagggcgcttgtcaccccaaaatgtgtgatcgcttatcagcccagaggtacctgcttttctctgtctgcccaaggacccctgttgtttgcatgatgtatggtttcctgcatttggcccatgCCCCTCCTTTTTGCACAATTCCTGTCATTTGGCCTgagtccccctttctctgctcacatctagctatCTGCGTGCTCTAACACAAGGATCCTATTTACATCAAGAAATTTAAACCTTAAAGAATTGGCGAACTAGATTGATGTGAATACGGTGCTCCATGGGCAACACTGAAATGTTCCAGCTTGGCCTTAGAAAGTTTTAACAGCTCACCAAACTCCCAAAGCCCCATGTGTACAGGGCCTTCGTGCTACTACTGGTCAGTCTAGAACCCAGGCCCAACTTTTCTTTGAGAATGGTTTGATTTCTTTATCTTCCTTCGTCAAAACTTTCATACCCTTAATTTCTTGCTCCCTAGTCGTCTCAGCTGGAAGgaataaatctaaatttttatttcccGCTGGGACTTACATGTGTCGCAATG
It encodes the following:
- the LOC123617949 gene encoding olfactory receptor 6V1-like is translated as MSNVSDVQEFVLLGFSHLHEFQILLFAFILLIYVLTVLGNLAIITLTCLDSRLHSPMYFFLCNSSLMEMLVTSTVVPRMLADLLSSHKTMTLAECLTQSFFYFSLGSINFLILTVMAFDRYVAICRPLHYATIMSGPVCVKLVLVCWVVGFLSIISPTLQKTQLWFCGPNVIDHYFCDSAPLLKLSCSDTHHIERMDFFLSLLFVLATMLLIVVSYVLIVAAVLHIPSSSGRQKAFSTCASHLTVVVLGYGSTIFIYVRPGKGHSTQLNKVVALMTAVVTPFLNPFILTFRNEKVKEVIEGMSTRILLRDPAARGAPAK